The genomic stretch CATCCGCAGCTTCACCCGGCCGCTGATGCCGCGCACCAGCCGGACCACGTCGGAGGCCTTGCCGCGCGGCGGCATGAAATCGATCAGCGCAACCACGCCGTCGGCGGTCTCGAATCGCGTTTCCAGGATCAGCGTGTTGTCCCGGTAACGCCGCGAGGTCTTTGTGATTTTGCCCGAGGGTGCGATCTGCCAGCGGCCGTTCTTCGATGTCCCGAGCAATGCCGCAAAGCAGGCGTCGGAATCGAACGCCGGCCAGCACAGCCAGTCGATCGATCCGTCGCGGCCGACCAGCGCTGCGGTCTCGCAATCGCCGATCAGCCCATAGTCTTCGATTCGGCACGACACGTTTCAATACCGTTTTAGATCAAATCGAGGCGCGCTCACGCATCGCGCGCTTGAGCGCGTCGATGTCGACGGCGGAGGCGATATGCTCAATCGAGACTGGAAGCCGCCGCCGCCAGTTCGGATGTTCGTCCACGGTGCCGGGGATGTTCGGCTGGTCGATCAGGCCGAGCAGATCCTCCAGCGAGACCGCCAGCATCCGGGATTTGGTCCGCGCCAGGAACTGCAGCACCGAATAGAGATCGTGGCTGTCGATGGCGTGGTGACGCAGCACATCGTCCAGCATGGTCAGCGCGTGCCAGCGCGCATCGTCGCTCTCCCCCGGATCCATTCCGAGCGAGCGCTTCAGTTTCAGATCGCTGAAGGAGCGCCAGCCGGCATAGGTCGAGAGATCGTGGGTATTGAAGGTGACCAGCGCATTGGCCGCGTAATGGTCGACGCCCCTGAACGGGCCGTGATCCTCGCGCTCGAACATCATCACCAGATAGGACCAGATGCCCCAATCGGCCATCCGCGCGCGAAAGCCCTCCGGCACGGTGCCGAGGTCTTCGCCGATCACGACGCAGCGGTGCGCGACGCTTTGCTGCGCGGTCACGGCCAGCAGCGCCTCGAGCGGCATCTGCACATAGACGCCGTCAGCCGCACTGAACCCGCGCGGCACGAGGTAGAGCCGCTCCAAGCCCAGCACATGGTCGAGCCGGATCGCCCCGGCGTGACGCATCGAGGCGCGCAACATCTCGCGATAGGGCTCAAACGACTGCGATTCCAGCCCGGCGGCATTGAAACCCGCGAGGCCCCAGTCCTGCCCGGCGGGAGCCAGCGGATCCGGCGGCGCGCCGATCCCGAGATGGCGCGAGATCGCCGCCTGCTCGTTCCAGGCATCGAAGCCGCCGGATTGCACGCCGACGGCGACGTCGAGATAGAGCCCGACCTTCATGCCGAGCCGGTGCGCGTGATCCTTGCACGCCTGCAATTGCCGGTCGGCGGTCCATTGCACGAATTCGACGAATTCGATTTCCGGCGCATCGGCGCCGTTGCGCAAGCCGGCGCATCTGGCCTCGTCGGGTTGCCGCCATTGCTCTGGCCATTCCCACCAGGCCTCGTTGAACTTGTGCCGCAGCACCTCGAAGCAGGCGAAGTGCGCCAGCAACGGCGCGCGTTCGGCGCGGAATTTTTCAAAATCCTGCTTGCGTTCGGCGTTTGGATAGATTTTGAAGGCGTCGAACGCCGCCCGCAACGCCCGCCATTTCAGCCCGGCCACCGCGACATAATCGACCACGTCGTTGGCCCGCAGATGCGCGAGCACGCCCCTGGCCTGGGGATCGGCGCGGAATTCGGGAAGTTTTTCGACATCGATATAGAGCGCATTGAGGAACAGCCGGCTGTTCGGCGAGTACGGGCTGCAATCGGCGGGCCGATCGTCGAACAGCGCATGCAGCGGGTTGAGGCCGACGCCGTCGGCACCCAGATGGTGCGCCAGTTCGATCAGGCCGTGGAGGTCGGTGAAGTCCCCCATCCCCCAGTTGCGCGCCGAGCGGACGCCATAGAGCTGGACCGCGAGCAGCCAGCAGCGGTCGAAATCCCCGCCAAAGGCCCTTGCCGGCGCCACGATCAGCGGCACATCTTCGGTGAACGGCGACGCATCGGTCAGATTGAGCCGGTGGACACCCGGCGGCAAGTCCTGTGGCCAGACGATAACGTGATCGGAGGTTCTTCCCTCGGCGATAACCTTAGAGCCAGCCACGATTTTCCATTGCAGGGGCAATGTGGCAGCCTGCGACAGTTCGCTGCGCACGGGCTGGCCGGATCGAACCACGACCGGCTCAGCGAGCAGGCGGCGTGGTGTCTGCGGTGGCAGGGAATCCAGGATGATCTTGAGCGCCGCTGCGTCCGTCACACGGCGGTGGCCTTGACCGTCGATAAATTCGGTCTGGATTCCCCGGTTTCTGGCTAGATCGAAAAGGTCCATTCGGCACGCGCTTTGCACGCAACAACCCAAAAGGCGTCGCGAAATTGTCTAAATACAGGAAGGGGATAGACGATGTCTAACGCTCTGCCCTGCCCGGCGTTCCCCGGGAACCAATGCCGGGCGAGCGGCTTTCTATATAAGCTCGGCGCGTCTCCTTCCTGTGACCGGGACGTCATTTCCACATCAATGGCGGCATCACCGTGAACAAAACTACACAAACTGTCGAGAGTGCCATCGGCGCTTTCCATATCGAGGATGTTTATCCCTTGATCGATGGCGGCCGTTTTCCGGTCAAACGGATCGTCGGCGAGCGCGTGGAGGTATGGGCCGATGTCTATCGCGACGGGCACGACGTGGTCGCCGCAGCGCTGGTCTGGCGCGGCGAGCTCGACCGGGAATGGCGACGCGAGCCGATGATCCTCCATAGCAACGACCGCTGGGGCGGTTCTTTCGTCCCGGACGCACCGGGCCGATATGTCTACGCGATCGAAGCCTGGACCGACGAATTCGCCACCTGGCGCCATGGCTTTGAGCTGAAACAGAAAGCCGGCGCCGACCTCACCCTCGACGCCATCGAGGGCGCGGGCTTGCTCACCAAGGCGCAGGCCGGAGGGCGCGCCGCGGCGGCAGTCATCCTTAAACAATGCGAGGATTATTTGCAGACCGGCGATACCGCGCCGCTGCTCGCACCCGAACTGAAAGAGGCCATGGCCGAGAGCCAGTTGCGGCCCGACCTTACGCGGTCGCAGCTCTACCCGTTCGTCGCCGACCGGCCGCGGGCACGCAACGGCGCCTGGTATGAAATGGTGCCGCGAAGCCAGGGAAAGACGCCCGGCCAGCACGGGACGTTCAGGGATTGCATCGACCGCCTGCTTGACGTCGCGGCGATGGGGTTTGACGTCGTCTATTTCACGCCGATCCACCCGATCGGGAAAGTCAATCGCAAGGGCCGTAACAACGCGGTGGCCGCCGCCGAAGCCGATCCCGGCAGTCCGTATGCCATCGGCGGAGCCGAAGGCGGCCACGACGCCGTGCATCCGGAATTGGGCACGCTGGAAGATTTTCGCGCCTTCGTGGCGGCGTGCAAGCAGCACGACATGGAAGTGGCGCTGGACTTCGCCGTGCAATGCGCGCCGGACCATCCATGGCTCAAGCAGTATCCGCAATGGTTCAAGCGCCGGCCGGACGGCTCGATGCGCTATGCAGAAAACCCGCCCAAGAAATACGAGGATATCGTCAATCCCGATTTCTCTTCGGAAGACGCCGGGGCGTTATGGAATGCGCTTCGCGATGTGGTGTTGTTTTGGGTCGATCAGGGCGTAAAAATCTTCCGGGTCGATAACCCCCATACAAAACCGTTCCGGTTCTGGGAGTGGCTGATCCATCAGATCCAGCTGCACCACCCCGATGTCATCTTCCTCGCCGAAGCCTTCACGCGGCCGAAGCTGATGAAGGGTCTGGCAAAACTCGGCTTCACCCAGTCCTATACCTATTTCACCTGGCGCACGCAGCGCTGGGAGCTGGAGCAATATCTGACCGAGCTGACCCGCTACCCCGAGCGCGACTACTACCGGCCGAATTTCTTCGTCAACACGCCCGATATCCTGCCCTATCATTTGCAGAGCGGCGAGCCCTGGATGTTCAAGTCCCGCGTCGCGCTGGCGGCTATGCTGTCCAGCACCTACGGCCTCTACAACGGTTTTGAACTGCTGGAGCACGAGCCGATCCCGGGCCGCGAGGAGTACCTCGATTCCGATAAATACGAGATCAAGGTGCGGGACTGGGACAGGCCCGGCAACATCAAACCCTATATCCGCGATCTCAACCTCGCCCGCCGCGCCAACACGGCGCTGCAGCAGACCAGCAATTTGCGCTTCCTTTCCGTCGAGGACGGCAACGTGATCGGCTTCGTGAAGGAGTCGGTCGACCAGACCAACACGGTTGCGGTCGCCATTGCGCTATCGCGCGACGTCCACGAATTCTGGCTGCCGCTCGGCGACGTCCAGGTCGGCACCGGCAACGACCGCCGGAATGTCGCGGCGGTGGAGAACCTCGTCACCGGCGAGCGCTACCCGATCGAGTGGGGCGGCATCCGCCTGCGGATCGACCCGGCACGCGATCCCGCCGTGCTGTTCCGCTGCCTGGCGTGAGGCAGCGGCCATGAATGTACTGTCATCGATCGACACCAAGGAACTGACCGCAACCGAGACCGCCGACGAGCTCTGGTACAAGGACGCCATCGTCTATCAGCTTCACGTCAAGGCCTTTGCCGACAGCAATAATGACGGCATCGGCGACTTTGCCGGACTGACCGAGAAGCTTCCCTATCTGCAGGAGCTCGGCGTCACCGCACTGTGGCTGTTGCCGTTCTATCCCTCCCCCGGCCGCGACGACGGCTACGACATCGCCGACTATGGCGACATCAATCCCGACTTCGGGACGATGAAGGATTTCAGGCGCTTCATCCAGGAAGCCAAGAAACGCGGGCTGCGCGTCATTACCGAGCTCGTGATCAATCACACCTCCGACCAGCACGACTGGTTCAAGCGCGCCCGCCGCAGCGATCCCAAATCGAGCGCGCGCAACTGGTATGTCTGGAGCGATACCGACCAGAAATATCTGGGCACGCGGATCATTTTCACCGACACCGAAAAGTCGAACTGGACCTGGGATCCCGAAGCCGGCCAGTTCTACTGGCACCGCTTCTTCTCGCACCAGCCGGACCTGAATTTCGACAACCCGCGCGTAGTGAGCGCGCTCGTGCAGGTGATGAAGCGCTGGCTCGATACCGGCGTCGACGGCTTCCGGCTCGACGCCATCCCCTATCTGTGCGAGCGCGACGGCACCAACAACGAGAACCTGCCCGAGACCCACGCCATCATCAAGCGGCTGCGCCGCGAGCTGGACGCCTACGCCAAGGGCAAGCTGCTGCTGGCCGAAGCCAACCAATGGCCGGAGGACGTGCAGGAATATTTCGGCCGCGGCGACGAATGCCACATGGCCTATCATTTCCCGCTGATGCCGCGCATCTACATGGCGATCGCGCAGGAAGACCGCTTTCCGATCACCGACATCCTGCGGCAGACGCCGGATATCCCCGGCAACTGCCAATGGGCGCTGTTCCTGCGCAATCATGACGAGCTGACGCTGGAAATGGTCACCGACGTCGAGCGCGATTACCTGTGGTCGACCTACGCCAACGATCCGCGCGCCCGCATCAATGTCGGCATCCGCCGCCGGCTCGCACCGCTGATGGACAATGACCGCCGCAAGATCGAGCTGATGAACTCGCTCTTGCTGTCGTTCCCGGGCACCCCGATCATCTACTACGGCGACGAGATCGGCATGGGCGACAACATCTATCTCGGCGACCGCAACGGCGTGCGGACACCGATGCAGTGGTCGCCAGATCGCAATGGCGGCTTCTCCCGCGCCGATCCGGCAAGGCTTTATGCTCCGACCATCATGGACCCCGTCTACGGCTATGAGTCCGTGAACGTGGAGGCGCAGTCGCGCAGCCTGTCGTCCCTGCTCAGCTCCACCAAGCGGCTGATCGCGGTGCGCAAATCAACGCAGGCCTTCGGCCGCGGCACCATGACGTTCATCCGCCCGGAAAACCGTTCGGTACTGGCTTACGTCCGCCAGAATCAGGACGAGGTGATCCTCTGCGTCGCCAATCTGTCGCGGTCGGCGCAGGCGACGGAACTCGATCTGGCCGCGTTCCAGGGCCGCATCCCGCTGGAAATGCTGGGCAGGACGCGTTTCCCGACGATCGGCGAATTGCCCTACATGATCACGCTGGCGCCTTACGGATTCTATTGGTTCCAGCTTCAGGAGCGTGACAAATCCGAACCGGCGGTACCCAGAGCCGTGCCGGAATTCGAAACGCTGGTGGTGCCGCTGAACTCGACGTGGGTCTCGCTGGCGCGTACCCGCGGCGTGTTCGAGCGCGACGTCCTGCCGGGCCACCTCGCACGCACACGCTGGTACCCGGAACGTTCGGCGAAAGCGATCCAGCCGACTCTCGTGTCAGCCATCCCCTTCTGCGATATCGGCGACAACCGGCCGTGGCTCGCGTTCTTCGAGACGACGCAGCGTGGCGCGACGACCCGCTATGTCTTGCCGCTGCAGATCGAATGGGTCCGCTTCGACCGCGAGCGCTACAACCCGCGTGCCCTCGCCGCGGTTCGTCAGGGCGCGCGCGAGGGAACGCTGCTCGATGTCGCCACCGACCAGATCTTCATCGCGCTGCTGCTGCGCAATCTGCGGCAGTCGCTTATCATCGAGGAAGGCGAACAGGGTTTGCGGCTCGAATTCCGGCCGACCAGCCGTTTCTCGGACAAGCCAATCAGGCAGCCCGAGCGCATCCGCTCCGTCGAGACCGAGCAGTCCAACAGCACCGCGCTGGTCGATGACGACTATGTCGTCAAGATCTATCGAAAATTAGAGGCCGGTATCAATCCCGAGATCGAGATGGGGCGCTTCCTGACCGAGGTCGCAGGCTTCGCCAACACGCCAGCACTGATCGGCAGCGTTGAACTGGTCGAGGGCGACAGGAGAAGCGCGGTCGGGATCGTCCATGCGTTTGTTGCCAATCAGGGCGACGCCTGGACGGTGACCGCGGCCTATCTCGATCGTTTTGTCGACGAGCAGCGCGTGCTGCCGGCAAGCGAACATCCCGGCGAAAGCGAAGGACAGGTGCCCTATCTGCGCTATATGTCGCAAACGGGTCAGCGCGTCGCCGAGATGCATGCCGCGCTCGCGAGCAACAAGGATCTTCCCGACTTCGTGCCAGAGCCGACCCGGCCCGAGGACGTACAACGCTGGATCGGCGATGTCATGGCCCGCGCCGAACGTGTCTTCGATACCCTGATGCATCGGCGCGATACGCTGAGGGAGGCCGATCGTCCGCTGGCGGATCAATTGCTGACCTACCAGTCGACCCTGCCGGATCGCCTGAAGGCGCTGCTGCCGCGCGATATCGATGGGCTCAATATCCGTCATCATGGCGATTTCCATCTCGGTCAGATGCTGATCGTCAAGGATGACATCTTCATCATCGACTTCGAAGGCGAGCCGAGGCGCGCCATCTCCGAACGCCGGCGCAAGGCGCCCGCGGCGCGGGACGTCGCCGGCCTGATCCGCTCGATCGATTATTCGGCAACCGCTGCCCTTGAGCGCGCGCTAAAGGTAACTCACGATGACGCAGGCAGGCTCGCCGCTGCGCTCGCCGATTGGCGCGACCGGGCAACTGCGGCATTCCTCGCCGGCTATCGCGAGACCGCGGCCAATCAGCGCCTGTGGCCGGCCAATCCCGACGCCGCCGAGCGATTGCTGAACTTCTTCCTGCTCGAGAAGGCTTTCTACGAGATCGAATATGAACTGTCGCACCGGCCGGAATGGCTGCGCGTACCCCTGACCGGAATGCTTCGAATTATGTCGCAACAGCCGCTTGAGGCCTCATGACCAAACTACCCGCCGAGGCCTATGCGATCATCGAAGGCCGCCACTCGGATCCCTTCCATTATCTCGGCCTTCATACCGAGGGGGATCAGAACGTCGTGCGCGCGTTCCTGCCGGAAGCCTCCAACGTGGAAGCGATCGGCGAGCATGGCGAGACGGCGCCGCTGGCGCGGATCCACGATTCAGGGCTGTTTGCCGGGGCGCTGCCGAACGGCTCGAAGCGTTACCAGTTGCGCGCCCGTTTCGGCGACAAGGTCGTCAATCTCGACGACCCCTACCGCTTTCCGCCGATCTTGAGCGAGTTCGACCTCTATCTGCTCGGCGAAGGCACCCATCAGCGCATCTACGACAAGCTCGGCGCCCATCCGATGACGCTGGACGGCGTCGACGGCGTGGCGTTCGTGGTGCTGGCGCCGAATGCGCGGCGCGTCAGCGTGGTCGGCGATTTCAATTTCTGGAACGCCCGGCGGCACCCGATGCGGGTGCGCGGCGTCGGTTACTGGGAGCTGTTCATCCCGCACGCCCGCGACGGCGATCACTACAAATTCGACATTATCGGCCACAACGGCCAGCATCTGGCGCTGAAATCCGATCCGCTGGCCTTTGCCGCCGAAGTCCGTCCCAAGGCGGCATCGATCGTATTTGACGAGGCCAGAATTCCGCATCCGCGCCCCGCGCCTTCGGGCGTCAACGCGCTCGGCGCGCCCGTCTCGATCTACGAGGTCCATCTCGGCTCCTGGCGGCGCAAGGGCAACAATGAGTGGCTGAGCTATCGCGATCTCGCCGAACAACTTCCCGCCTATGTGCGCGATCTCGGCTTCACCCACGTCGAATTCCTGCCCGTCAGCGAACATCCGTTCGATGGCTCCTGGGGTTACCAGCCGACCGGCATGTTTGCGCCGACCAGCCGCTTTGGTGGCCCGGAGGATTTCGCAGCCCTGGTCGACGCCTGCCATCGCGAGGGCATCGCGGTGCTGCTGGACTGGGTGCCCGGGCATTTCCCCGACGATCCGCATGGGCTCGGCCAGTTCGACGGCACCGCGTTGTATGAACATGCCAACCCGCAGCAGGGCCGCCATCTTGACTGGGGTACGCTGATCTACAATTACGGCCGCACCGAAGTCGTGAATTTCCTGGTGTCGAACGCGCTGTTCTGGCTGGAGCGCTACGCCGTCGACGGCCTGCGTGTCGATGCCGTCGCTTCCATGCTTTATCTTGACTACAGCCGGCCGGAAGGCGGCTGGATTCCGAACAAATATGGCGGCCGCGAAAACCTCGAGGCCATCGACTTCCTGCGCCGTTTCAACGCCGAGGTTTTCGCGCGCTTCCCGCAGGCCACCACGGCGGCGGAAGAATCGACATCCTGGCCGCAGGTGTCGCGCCCGGTCGAATTTGGCGGGCTCGGCTTCGGCTACAAATGGAACATGGGCTGGATGCACGACACGCTGAACTACATCGGCAAGGATCCGATCCACCGCAAGCACCATCACGGCGATATCCTGTTCGGCCTGCATTACGCATTCTCGGAAAATTTCATCCTGCCGCTGTCGCATGACGAGGTCGTGCACGGCAAACGCTCGATCCTCGGCCGCATGCCTGGCGACCAGTGGCAGCGCTTCGCCAATTTGCGGGCCTATTACAGCTTCATGTTCGGCCATCCCGGCAAGAAGCTGATGTTCATGGGCTGCGAGTTCGGTCAGGAGCGCGAGTGGAATCACGATCGTTCGCTGGACTGGCATCTGCTCGAGCAGAAGAAATATGCCGGCATCCACTCCCTGATCCGCGATCTCAACCGGCTGTATCGCGCGCTGCCGGCGCTGCATGAGATGGACTGCGACCAGGGCGGCTTCGAATGGGTGATCACCGACGATGCCGGCGGCAACGTCTTTGCCTGGATCCGCAAGGGCAACGATGCGCGGGCAAGATGCCTCGTGGTCGTGAATTTCTCGCCGAATGTCTATTACGATTACCGCGTCCGCGTGCCGTTTGCCGGCAAGTGGCACGAGGTGTTCAATTCGGACTCCGCGCATTATGGCGGCAGCAATGTCGGCAATATCGGCGAAGTCCGGACCCGGGAAGGCCTCGTGCCCGAGCTCGATTTGACAATCCCGCCTCTGGCCGCGATCTTTCTGGTACCGGAGAGCTGATGCATGCGATTGACCGCGGGAACGGCCGCACGCCTCGGCGCAAGCTGGGACGGACGCGGTACCAACTTTGCGCTTTTCTCGGCCAATGCGGAGAAGGTCGAGCTCTGCCTGTTCGACGGCCAGGGCCGCCGCGAGCTCGAGCGCATCGAATTGCCCGAACGGACCGAAGACGTCTGGCACGGCTATCTCAACGACGTCTCGCCCGGACAGCTCTATGGCTATCGCGTCTACGGGCCCTATGCGCCTGAGCACGGCCATCGTTTCAACGCCAACAAACTGCTGCTCGATCCCTACGCCAAGCGGCTTGCCGGGCGGCTGGTGTGGAGCGATGCGCATTTCGCCTACCGCACCGGCAGCCCGCGCGAAGATCTTTCCTTCGACCGCCGCGACAATGCCCGCGGCATGCCGAAGGCGGTCGTGGTCGACGAGACCTTCAACTGGGGCCGCCGCGAAATCCGCCCCAACATTCCCTGGGAAGACACCATTATCTACGAGGCCCACGTCAAGGGCCTGACCCAGAAGCGCGATGACGTGCCGCCGAACCTGCGCGGCACCTATGGCGGGCTTTCCTCGCCCGCGATGATCGATCATCTCCGGCGTCTCGGCGTTACCACCATCGAATTGCTGCCGATCCACGGGCTGATCGACGACCGGGTGCTGGTGGAGAAAAAGCTGTCGAATTACTGGGGCTACAATACGCTGGCGTTCTTCGCGCCGGAGCCGCGTTACGCGCAGGACAACGCGCTCGATTCCTTTCGCACCACGGTCGCGCGGCTGCATGACGCCGGCATCGAGGTGATGCTCGACGTCGTCTATAACCACACCGCCGAAGGCAACCATATGGGCCCGACGCTGTCGTTCCGCGGCATCGACAACGCGTCGTATTACTGGCTGAACCGGGAGAACCCGCGGTACTACGACGACTTCACCGGCTGCGGCAGCTCGGTCAACCTCACCCATCCGCGCGTGCTGCAGATGGTGATGGATTCGCTGCGCTACTGGGTCGAGGTCTGCCACATCGACGGCTTTCGCTTCGATCTCGCCACCACGCTGGCGCGTGGGCCGAACGGTTACGACCGCAACGCCGCCTTCCTCACCGCCGTCCGGCAGGATCCGGTGCTCTCGACGGTGAAGATGGTCGCCGAACCCTGGGACCTCGGCCTGGGCGGCTATCAGGTCGGCGCGTTCCCGTCGCAATGGTCGGAATGGAACGACCGTTATCGCAGCTCCATGCGGCGCTACTGGAGCGGTGAAGGCAGCCTGATCGGCGAAGTGTCGCGCCGCATGACCGCCTCGTCCGACCTGTTTCACCACGACAACCGCGCGCCGCGCGCCGGCATCAATCACATCACCGTCCATGACGGTTTTACGCTGGCGGACCTGTTCAGCTATAACGAGAAACACAATGAAGCCAACGGCGAGGAAAACCGCGACGGCTCCAACGACAATCACAGCAATAATTGCGGCATTGAGGGCCCGACCGACGATCCCGAGATCATCGGGTTGCGCCGTCAACTGCGCAAGAATCAGCTCGCGTGCTTGCTGCTGGCACAGGGTACGCCGCTGCTTCTGGCCGGCGATGAGGTCGGCAATTCGCAGTCCGGCAACAACAATCCCTATTGCCAGGATAACGAGGTTGGCTGGGTGGGCTGGGCCAACCTCGGCAAGGACGGCGACGACCTCACCGATTTCATCGCTCAGCTGACCGCGTTGCGGCGCTACTTCAGGCAGATTCGCTGCCAACGCTGGCTCGACGGCCGCCGCGCCGACGGCTCCTACGGCGTATTGTGGCTGACACCCGCCGCCGAAGAGATGAAGGAATCCGACTGGAATTTCCCGGAAGGCCGCTTTCTCTCCTATGTGCTGGGGCCGATGGAACAAGGTCAGGCGCCGATCTTTATCGTTCTGAATGCAGCGCCCGAAGAGATTCCATTCAAATTGCCCAGGACGACCGGATACAAGAGCTGGCGGCAGGTTCTGAACACCGCCGTCGGCAAACAAATCTCCGCCGATTTCGTCGCCGGGGCCGACAGCAAGGCGCCGCCGCGCGCCGTGCTCGCCTTTGCGGGCTCGGTATGAATGCGCGGCAATTCGGCCCGCAGCTGACGAAGGCCGGCACGCTGTTTCGGCTGTGGGCGCCCGCTGCCAAGCGTGTCGATCTGCTGCTGGAGAAGCCTCACGCCCTGACGCGCGGTGAGGATGGCTGGTTCTCCGCCGAGATTGCCGGGGTCGGCGCCGGCACACGCTATAAATTCCGCATCGACGACGAGATCGACGTCCCTGATCCGGCGTCCGGCTTCCAGCCCGAGGATGTCTCGGGCCCGAGCGAGATAGTCGATCACGCCGCCTATCGATGGCGGACCACCGACTGGCGCGGACGGCCGTGGTGCGAAGCGGTCGTACTCGAAGCCCATGTCGGCACCTTCACGCCCGAAGGCACCTGCCGCGCCATGATCGACAGGCTCGATCACCTGGTTGCAACCGGCATCACCGCGCTGGAACTGATGCCGCTGGCGGATTTTGCCGGCCGCCGCAACTG from Bradyrhizobium sp. Ash2021 encodes the following:
- the treS gene encoding maltose alpha-D-glucosyltransferase encodes the protein MNVLSSIDTKELTATETADELWYKDAIVYQLHVKAFADSNNDGIGDFAGLTEKLPYLQELGVTALWLLPFYPSPGRDDGYDIADYGDINPDFGTMKDFRRFIQEAKKRGLRVITELVINHTSDQHDWFKRARRSDPKSSARNWYVWSDTDQKYLGTRIIFTDTEKSNWTWDPEAGQFYWHRFFSHQPDLNFDNPRVVSALVQVMKRWLDTGVDGFRLDAIPYLCERDGTNNENLPETHAIIKRLRRELDAYAKGKLLLAEANQWPEDVQEYFGRGDECHMAYHFPLMPRIYMAIAQEDRFPITDILRQTPDIPGNCQWALFLRNHDELTLEMVTDVERDYLWSTYANDPRARINVGIRRRLAPLMDNDRRKIELMNSLLLSFPGTPIIYYGDEIGMGDNIYLGDRNGVRTPMQWSPDRNGGFSRADPARLYAPTIMDPVYGYESVNVEAQSRSLSSLLSSTKRLIAVRKSTQAFGRGTMTFIRPENRSVLAYVRQNQDEVILCVANLSRSAQATELDLAAFQGRIPLEMLGRTRFPTIGELPYMITLAPYGFYWFQLQERDKSEPAVPRAVPEFETLVVPLNSTWVSLARTRGVFERDVLPGHLARTRWYPERSAKAIQPTLVSAIPFCDIGDNRPWLAFFETTQRGATTRYVLPLQIEWVRFDRERYNPRALAAVRQGAREGTLLDVATDQIFIALLLRNLRQSLIIEEGEQGLRLEFRPTSRFSDKPIRQPERIRSVETEQSNSTALVDDDYVVKIYRKLEAGINPEIEMGRFLTEVAGFANTPALIGSVELVEGDRRSAVGIVHAFVANQGDAWTVTAAYLDRFVDEQRVLPASEHPGESEGQVPYLRYMSQTGQRVAEMHAALASNKDLPDFVPEPTRPEDVQRWIGDVMARAERVFDTLMHRRDTLREADRPLADQLLTYQSTLPDRLKALLPRDIDGLNIRHHGDFHLGQMLIVKDDIFIIDFEGEPRRAISERRRKAPAARDVAGLIRSIDYSATAALERALKVTHDDAGRLAAALADWRDRATAAFLAGYRETAANQRLWPANPDAAERLLNFFLLEKAFYEIEYELSHRPEWLRVPLTGMLRIMSQQPLEAS
- the glgB gene encoding 1,4-alpha-glucan branching protein GlgB, producing MTKLPAEAYAIIEGRHSDPFHYLGLHTEGDQNVVRAFLPEASNVEAIGEHGETAPLARIHDSGLFAGALPNGSKRYQLRARFGDKVVNLDDPYRFPPILSEFDLYLLGEGTHQRIYDKLGAHPMTLDGVDGVAFVVLAPNARRVSVVGDFNFWNARRHPMRVRGVGYWELFIPHARDGDHYKFDIIGHNGQHLALKSDPLAFAAEVRPKAASIVFDEARIPHPRPAPSGVNALGAPVSIYEVHLGSWRRKGNNEWLSYRDLAEQLPAYVRDLGFTHVEFLPVSEHPFDGSWGYQPTGMFAPTSRFGGPEDFAALVDACHREGIAVLLDWVPGHFPDDPHGLGQFDGTALYEHANPQQGRHLDWGTLIYNYGRTEVVNFLVSNALFWLERYAVDGLRVDAVASMLYLDYSRPEGGWIPNKYGGRENLEAIDFLRRFNAEVFARFPQATTAAEESTSWPQVSRPVEFGGLGFGYKWNMGWMHDTLNYIGKDPIHRKHHHGDILFGLHYAFSENFILPLSHDEVVHGKRSILGRMPGDQWQRFANLRAYYSFMFGHPGKKLMFMGCEFGQEREWNHDRSLDWHLLEQKKYAGIHSLIRDLNRLYRALPALHEMDCDQGGFEWVITDDAGGNVFAWIRKGNDARARCLVVVNFSPNVYYDYRVRVPFAGKWHEVFNSDSAHYGGSNVGNIGEVRTREGLVPELDLTIPPLAAIFLVPES
- the malQ gene encoding 4-alpha-glucanotransferase; its protein translation is MDLFDLARNRGIQTEFIDGQGHRRVTDAAALKIILDSLPPQTPRRLLAEPVVVRSGQPVRSELSQAATLPLQWKIVAGSKVIAEGRTSDHVIVWPQDLPPGVHRLNLTDASPFTEDVPLIVAPARAFGGDFDRCWLLAVQLYGVRSARNWGMGDFTDLHGLIELAHHLGADGVGLNPLHALFDDRPADCSPYSPNSRLFLNALYIDVEKLPEFRADPQARGVLAHLRANDVVDYVAVAGLKWRALRAAFDAFKIYPNAERKQDFEKFRAERAPLLAHFACFEVLRHKFNEAWWEWPEQWRQPDEARCAGLRNGADAPEIEFVEFVQWTADRQLQACKDHAHRLGMKVGLYLDVAVGVQSGGFDAWNEQAAISRHLGIGAPPDPLAPAGQDWGLAGFNAAGLESQSFEPYREMLRASMRHAGAIRLDHVLGLERLYLVPRGFSAADGVYVQMPLEALLAVTAQQSVAHRCVVIGEDLGTVPEGFRARMADWGIWSYLVMMFEREDHGPFRGVDHYAANALVTFNTHDLSTYAGWRSFSDLKLKRSLGMDPGESDDARWHALTMLDDVLRHHAIDSHDLYSVLQFLARTKSRMLAVSLEDLLGLIDQPNIPGTVDEHPNWRRRLPVSIEHIASAVDIDALKRAMRERASI
- a CDS encoding alpha-1,4-glucan--maltose-1-phosphate maltosyltransferase, translating into MNKTTQTVESAIGAFHIEDVYPLIDGGRFPVKRIVGERVEVWADVYRDGHDVVAAALVWRGELDREWRREPMILHSNDRWGGSFVPDAPGRYVYAIEAWTDEFATWRHGFELKQKAGADLTLDAIEGAGLLTKAQAGGRAAAAVILKQCEDYLQTGDTAPLLAPELKEAMAESQLRPDLTRSQLYPFVADRPRARNGAWYEMVPRSQGKTPGQHGTFRDCIDRLLDVAAMGFDVVYFTPIHPIGKVNRKGRNNAVAAAEADPGSPYAIGGAEGGHDAVHPELGTLEDFRAFVAACKQHDMEVALDFAVQCAPDHPWLKQYPQWFKRRPDGSMRYAENPPKKYEDIVNPDFSSEDAGALWNALRDVVLFWVDQGVKIFRVDNPHTKPFRFWEWLIHQIQLHHPDVIFLAEAFTRPKLMKGLAKLGFTQSYTYFTWRTQRWELEQYLTELTRYPERDYYRPNFFVNTPDILPYHLQSGEPWMFKSRVALAAMLSSTYGLYNGFELLEHEPIPGREEYLDSDKYEIKVRDWDRPGNIKPYIRDLNLARRANTALQQTSNLRFLSVEDGNVIGFVKESVDQTNTVAVAIALSRDVHEFWLPLGDVQVGTGNDRRNVAAVENLVTGERYPIEWGGIRLRIDPARDPAVLFRCLA